A genome region from Lucilia cuprina isolate Lc7/37 chromosome 3, ASM2204524v1, whole genome shotgun sequence includes the following:
- the LOC111682269 gene encoding homeobox protein abdominal-A-like, which translates to MLIEERGDVIMDKKESSGTVVNSTRYLAGNNTTTTIIKQSPTSPIPMDVQQQQTTSHSSLQPREDLYSTTDNLNDTTTNLHENLDLTTTSQSSHHQLHHPTLLQSHHHQQQLQQQSSHLQQHHHQQHTNLRLNANSNNNNNTVTNSSNLLINCTQNIAYPRQKQELPLPLTTSMTECQLTPSEVTAAAPVVHEQRPPPPSYHTTTATSSNSQTSQTKLYHHASTAPSANSTCTNEMDSMVSSTAPDPLTASAAAASSRLTAYEQFLKLSAQEYTTAAESAALNLSSAAAAAAAMAAAAVANVTGAVSNSSSSSSPLVGGLVVGASSGGGGVSNILSSIGSSNSTALLNTSNSNDLSSSLHH; encoded by the coding sequence ATGCTTATAGAAGAACGTGGTGATGTTATAATGGACAAGAAGGAGTCTAGTGGGACGGTGGTAAATAGTACAAGATATTTAGCTGGCAACAATACAACAACGACAATAATTAAACAATCACCCACGTCACCCATACCCATGGAtgtacaacagcaacaaacgaCGTCACATTCTTCTCTACAGCCTAGAGAAGATTTATACTCAACAACAGACAACCTTAATGATACTACAACAAATCTACATGAAAATTTAGATTTGACAACAACGTCACAATCTTCACACCATCAGTTGCATCATCCAACTCTTCTACAGTCTCACCATCACCAGCAGCAGCTGCAACAGCAATCCTCTCATTTacaacagcatcatcatcaacagcacACAAATTTGAGGCTTAATgctaatagcaacaacaacaacaacaccgtTACAAACTCCAGCAATCTATTAATTAATTGTACACAAAATATTGCATATCCAAGACAAAAACAAGAGTTACCTTTACCTTTAACCACATCAATGACTGAGTGTCAATTGACACCCTCAGAAGTGACAGCAGCAGCGCCTGTTGTTCACGAACAACGACCACCACCTCCATCATAtcatacaacaacagcaacatcatcaaATTCCCAAACCTCTCAAACAAAACTATATCATCATGCCTCAACCGCACCCTCTGCAAATTCAACTTGTACAAATGAAATGGATTCTATGGTTTCTTCCACAGCCCCAGATCCCTTAACTGCTTCTGCAGCTGCTGCCTCCTCACGCCTAACGGCCTACGAACAATTTCTCAAGTTATCAGCGCAAGAATACACAACAGCCGCTGAAAGTGCAGCTTTAAATTTAAGTTCAGCAGCAGCAGCGGCTGCAGCTATGGCCGCCGCAGCAGTAGCCAATGTTACTGGAGCTGTAAGTAATAGTAGTTCTTCTTCTTCACCTCTAGTGGGTGGCTTAGTAGTGGGCGCGagtagtggtggtggtggtgttaGTAATATTTTAAGTAGTATTGGTAGTAGTAATAGTACAGCATTGCTAAATACCAGCAATAGCAATGATTTGTCCTCGTCACTGCATCATtaa